In Halobacteriovorax marinus SJ, the following proteins share a genomic window:
- a CDS encoding tetratricopeptide repeat protein, with product MDLADISFNMNYFLADDLREAPEDVEQMRSGVKQLKDAALLEEQELIRAKIYSHIGFYSRLITDLHESHDFFEQSIALFDKHKKKLSSFGTKIQLAITYHWMGKFAKADSFFNQALEICNETSEPKIMEFKALILESYAKSKYDQHSITMAEEFLSEALELRVVSGDIRAINDVTKALSVVTNRLAKS from the coding sequence ATGGATTTAGCCGATATCTCTTTTAATATGAATTATTTCTTAGCTGATGACTTGCGTGAAGCTCCTGAAGATGTGGAGCAGATGCGCAGTGGTGTTAAGCAGTTAAAAGATGCAGCTCTTTTAGAGGAGCAAGAACTGATAAGAGCTAAAATCTATTCTCATATTGGATTCTACTCAAGACTTATTACTGATCTCCACGAATCTCATGACTTCTTTGAACAATCGATAGCACTCTTTGATAAACATAAGAAAAAGCTCTCTAGCTTTGGTACTAAAATTCAACTCGCAATTACGTATCATTGGATGGGGAAGTTTGCTAAGGCCGATTCATTCTTTAATCAGGCGCTAGAAATTTGTAATGAAACTAGTGAGCCTAAAATAATGGAGTTTAAGGCCCTTATTTTAGAGAGCTATGCAAAATCAAAGTACGATCAGCATAGCATTACTATGGCCGAGGAATTTCTTAGTGAAGCTTTAGAACTTAGAGTTGTCAGTGGAGATATAAGGGCCATCAATGATGTGACTAAGGCCCTTTCTGTTGTGACTAATCGTCTCGCGAAATCTTAA
- the queC gene encoding 7-cyano-7-deazaguanine synthase QueC: MSEKSNELAVVLVSGGMDSLVTAAMANEKHQRMAFLHLNYGQKTQDRELKCFNEIADHYNVPKSLRKIIDISFLSQIGGSSLTDDSIDVKDYKGDSEEIPDSYVPFRNTHIVAMAVSWSEVVGAKKIYIGAVYEDSSGYPDCRPSYYQALNNLIKEGTKDGDIEVVTPVIHMKKEEIVKKAISLQAPLSSSYSCYARGDKACGICDSCALRLRGFQIAGLEDPIEYDQRPNYL; the protein is encoded by the coding sequence ATGTCAGAAAAGTCCAATGAGTTAGCAGTTGTATTAGTTAGTGGTGGAATGGACTCACTTGTTACCGCGGCCATGGCCAACGAAAAACATCAAAGAATGGCATTTCTTCACCTCAATTACGGTCAAAAAACTCAAGATCGTGAATTGAAATGCTTCAATGAAATTGCCGATCACTACAATGTTCCTAAGTCTCTTAGAAAGATCATCGATATCAGCTTCCTAAGCCAAATTGGAGGAAGCTCTCTAACTGATGACTCAATAGATGTAAAAGACTATAAAGGTGATAGCGAAGAAATTCCTGATAGCTATGTTCCCTTTAGAAATACGCACATAGTTGCCATGGCCGTTTCTTGGTCAGAAGTTGTGGGAGCAAAGAAGATTTATATCGGTGCAGTTTATGAAGACTCTTCTGGTTATCCAGACTGTAGACCTTCATACTATCAAGCACTCAATAATCTAATTAAAGAAGGAACTAAAGACGGTGATATCGAAGTTGTAACTCCCGTTATCCATATGAAGAAAGAAGAGATTGTTAAAAAGGCAATCTCACTCCAGGCTCCACTATCTTCATCTTACTCTTGCTATGCTAGAGGAGACAAGGCCTGTGGGATTTGTGACTCTTGTGCCTTGAGGCTTAGAGGTTTTCAAATCGCTGGTTTAGAAGACCCAATTGAATACGATCAAAGACCAAATTATCTTTAA